CGCGGAGGCCGCACGGGCCGGCGACGCCGACGCCCGCGCCGTGTTCGACGCCGCCGGACGGGCGCTCGCTCTCGCCTGCGCCAGTGCCGCGACGCTCCTCGACCTGCCGATCGCCATCGTCGGCGGCGGGGTCACGGCCGCCTGGGACCTCCTGGAGCCGTCGATCGAGCGGACGCTCGGTACCGATGCCCCGGTGTCGGGCATCGCGCTGCGCGTCGTCCCCGCCGTCCTCGGAGCCGACGCCGTCGCGCTCGGCGCCATCGAGAGCGCACGACGCGCCCTCGCCCCCGTTTCCTGACCACGACTGCGACCGCAGAGGAGAACACCACCGTGACCGCACGCCCGGAAGCCCACGAGATCTGGATGGGTCCGCTGCCGCCGCTCGCCGAGGGCGGGCTCGCGCGGCCCCGGATCGGCATCGGCGGCATCTCCATCGAGTCGAGCACCTTCTCCCCGCATATCTCCGGGGACGAGGCCTTCACGATCCGCACCGGCGATGCACTGCGGGCGTACTACCCGTTCCTCGACGCCGGACGCGAGCTCGCCGAGGCCGCGGAGTGGGTCCCGCTCACGCACGGCCGTTCGCTGCCCGGCGGTGCCGTGGACCCGGACACCTACCGCCGGATGAAGGACGCGATCGTCGAGGGGATCCGCACGCAGGGGCCGTTCGACGGATTCTTCTTCGACATCCACGGCGCGATGAGCGTCGTCGGGATGGACGATGCCGAGGGCGACCTCGCTCTCGCGGTGCGGGACGCCCTGGGCCCGGACACCCTCGTCTCCACATCGATGGACCTGCACGGCAACGTCTCGGAGACTCTGCGCGACGCGGTGGATCTGCTCACCTGCTACCGGATGGCGCCGCATGAGGACTGGCTGAACACGAAGGAGCGGGCGGTGTGGAACCTGCTCGACCGTCTCCGTGGACCGCACGGCGGCGACGTGCAGGCGCGGCGGCCCTTCACCGCCTGGGTGCCCGTACCCGTGCTGCTGCCGGGGGAGAAGACCAGCACGCGGTTGGAACCCGCGCGGAGCATCTATGCCGAGCTCCCCGAGATCGAGGCGCTGCCGGGCGTCGTGGACGCGTCGGTGTGGATCGGCTACGCATGGGCCGACGAGCCGCGCTGCCAGGCGTACGTCGTGGTCACCGGGGACGACAGGGAGGTCATCGCCCGTGAGGCGGAGCGCGTGGCCCGGATGTTCTGGGAGGCACGGGAGGACTTCGTCTTCGTCGCGAAGACGGGAAGCCTCGACGACGCGCTGGAGGAGGCGCTGGCCCTCGGTGCCCCGCGTCCGTACGTGATCTCCGACTCCGGGGACAACCCGACGGCCGGGGGAGCGGGCGATGTGACCTGGTCCCTCGCCCACCTGCTGCAGCGACCCGAGCTCACCGACGGCACGCACACGACGCTGGTCGCCTCGATCTTCGATCCGCGGGCCGTCGCCGAAGCCGTGGAGGCGGGCGTCGGTGCGACGGTCACGCTGTCAGCCGGAGCCGCGGTCGATTCCGGGCCCCACGGACCGGTCGAGATCACCGGAACGGTGTTCTCCGTCACCGACGGCGACCCGGACGCCGGCACCCAGGTGGTGCTCGCGGTCGGCGGGCTGCACGCCATCGTGACCGAGCGCCGCAAGCCCTTCCACCACCTCTCCGACTTCCGGATGCTGGGGCTCGAGCCGACGACGGCCGACATCGTGGTCGTGAAGATCGGCTACCTGGAGCCGGAGCTGTACGAGCTGGCAGCGGGATGGACGCTGGCGCTCACCCCGGGCGGGGTGGACCAGGACCTGCTCCGCCTCGGACACCATCGCCTGCGCCCCGGGGTGTTCCCGTTCGACACGACAGGCGACCCCGATCTGACCGCGGTGGTCGTGCGCCGCGGGGCCGACGAGGAGGACACGGCATCATGATGAACTTCGAGAAGCGCACCGGCCCCGACTTCGGTGCGGCGTCCCCGGTCTACCCCGCGAACGGCGTGCCGGACTGGTACCGCGACGCCAAGCTCGGCTTCTTCGTGCACTGGGGGCTGTACTCCGTGCCGGCGTGGGCCGTGCAGCACGGGGAGGGCGTGAACATCCCCACCGAGGATGCCTATGCGTGGCACCAGTACGCGGAGTGGTACGGCAACACGGTGCGCATCCCGGGCAGCCCGACGTGGGAGCGCCACCAGCGCACCTACGGTCCTGGGACCTCGTACGAGGACCTCGCCGACCAGTGGGACGCCGACGCCTTCGATGCCGAGGCCTTCGTCGGTGAACTCGTCGCGGCCGGAGCGCGCTATGTCGTGCCCACGACCAAG
This genomic stretch from Microbacterium sp. Nx66 harbors:
- a CDS encoding M81 family metallopeptidase — protein: MGPLPPLAEGGLARPRIGIGGISIESSTFSPHISGDEAFTIRTGDALRAYYPFLDAGRELAEAAEWVPLTHGRSLPGGAVDPDTYRRMKDAIVEGIRTQGPFDGFFFDIHGAMSVVGMDDAEGDLALAVRDALGPDTLVSTSMDLHGNVSETLRDAVDLLTCYRMAPHEDWLNTKERAVWNLLDRLRGPHGGDVQARRPFTAWVPVPVLLPGEKTSTRLEPARSIYAELPEIEALPGVVDASVWIGYAWADEPRCQAYVVVTGDDREVIAREAERVARMFWEAREDFVFVAKTGSLDDALEEALALGAPRPYVISDSGDNPTAGGAGDVTWSLAHLLQRPELTDGTHTTLVASIFDPRAVAEAVEAGVGATVTLSAGAAVDSGPHGPVEITGTVFSVTDGDPDAGTQVVLAVGGLHAIVTERRKPFHHLSDFRMLGLEPTTADIVVVKIGYLEPELYELAAGWTLALTPGGVDQDLLRLGHHRLRPGVFPFDTTGDPDLTAVVVRRGADEEDTAS